ctataatatttgttaaacattATGTTTTCAACGACACTTTGATATAtatctacacatattataaaaaaatataagcaaatatattaacttatttcaaataacgattttaaaggaatatttttaaaatttgtttaccaTTTTAACTTTTGACTGTCAAAAAATTCACAGTCGAACACGTCCGCCGACTGATTCATCGTTACAAGGGAAAGATGAGTCTTGAAGAAAACGCGACCAATAGACATGGTTCTCCGGCTCACATCCAATTACCAGAACAACTATCGTCCAAATTCATCGACAGGTTTATCCGTTTGAAAACTACATATTGGAACAGAGAATACGCAATAGTTTTGCTTGCAATTATAGGTAAATCGTAGTaccgctatattatatttgataagaaTTTATCCTACTGATGACtcgcataaaaaatgtaatgcttcgtaaaatataattttgtgttacCTGTCGACAGGGATTACAATTCTTACGGTGAAAACCACTGattgtatactttttacatGTTGAGAAAATAAATTCCTGTcttgaatttgaaaaatgacTGATACTCCCCTGCCTGCCGATATTTCGGTTACGCTCAGTTGACTACAGTTGACTACAGTTGTCTTCAGCCGTCATCCACAAACATtcaaacatgataatatttcagTTTAGATGGAAAGATGTGGACATTTTTCGTAAATAAAAAGCGAATTCCCAGAATTATTAACTCTGTGATTTGCTTTGGTTCTCTATTTTGAATTAATCCTGTCAGCAGACAGagacgaaataaaataatatagatcgagtgcaaaaaatttataaatgacaGTAAACGTacaaatagttataaatgtaaaacttaAGATTTATCGGCGTATTCTATAGGTTTCATTGACTGATGTCGGCAAGTTAACGGGACCTATACGCTGTTCATAGGCgtaaatagcgtttgagatttggggaagcaaatagggctaatagggccttactttgataatattgaataagcttaaaacaaaatgtaggacatttttgggagggctatggacatttttgggggggcttagcccaaAAAGCCCCCCCTTATTTGTGCCTATGACGCTATTCAAAATAAGAAGCACAtagatttacataaaaaaacttgTTTTGCCGGTGACCATCTATGCATgcttcttattttgaacagggtatacctatatctgtatatttaatataaaatacttaaaaattttagtttgcatattatattctgttaacagaaaattaaaatttttatttttattaatacactaattgactaatacactaatatataatattcgttaATAGAGAAAACAGATGAGTATTGTTAAGTTCCACcgaataataatgtgtaaaacattgatacaattttgaattaactTAAAACATGAAAATCAGTTTAGTTGAtttataagagaaaaaaataaggtttataaacaatttgaaagtatttaaaagtacctacatatctatacatatttcttaaaagtatttctgtttatactcaaatatatttttactgtgtacctattcaaaattgtcaataggtacatattttaaatacttttcaaaatatgtacctatctgtatctttatacctacatatttttactttaacgtaggtaataatatcattgattaagaatagtagtaatatagtacctaatagcattcataatcaatggctatatggtatatactcagaggtgggcattaacttgttaaaaagttaatttttttttttaactttttaacttaactagttagttttttttgttcttaacttattaacttattcagttaaattttgtattgtcttaacttagctttttaaagttaattatcattattgtacagttaagttatataattttttttatcatgtgtggaaccaagagacaaaacttattcattcgattttggtaatttatttttctaataatataatatcatcaattcataatagtcaaattatattataatctatattctataggtattatagtaaagagtaataattagtatactatccattgtatggactggctattttcacgaattctattatttaatgatctactcggtattgaataatcctatttttgttttatctaaccttccaattcctaaaaacaggtttaaaactaaatatcatagtaatcgcggaaatcattatatcaataacatatacaggtttctggtaaatacgacaataattctaatggacaaaacaaaaaaacgtccgagatatttataaattataatttataatgccgtattcgttataaatacaagcaaacatatgagattataaaataacattttcgaaataaatatggaaacaatttttggtaggtattatactattatcattattcattgattttattttaataatagactattataatggtactaaaatatataataaatctaacTAGGATGgaagacttacagtaaaatgtatactagtatactactactaataattaatatcttctctagactctaacaagtttagtatagtttaaagtttataagtttatatatttataacctataacttataagtttctgcTACTAATGAAACTTAATAATGtttgatgaaatataataataattttaagttttatgtttgctCAGTGCTAAGCAtcttggtaaatgtccgtacgaatcaaaatactagggcaattgataaattatgaatattatgacttaaaaaaaaaaattaatttttttttaactgagttaagttaattttattttccatcttaacttttaacttaactggttaaattttatttttttgttaacttttaacttaactgaaggtaatttaattgaattaacttaactttccacagttaattattttcattaacttgcccaccattgtatatacaatgtgtataatatttatgtgccTATATgtgtaataaactaatttttttataggtgtATCTATCACGTCACAGCAAttcaatacttatattaaatatattgattttatgaaTCAACCAAATAAAGTGAGTGTctataggtaatacctatattaggtataccaaataattaatttcgatAATAACCaactaataggtacattaattatctatttaaataatattataatataattacagacTGAAAATTTCCATCTTTATGGCTGCTTATCTTACAATTTGTTTGGATATATGATCGGTTTGATACCTGGTGGTGTTTTAGCCACTTTTTATCCAGCTCACAAGTAATCGAGCGatactcaaatataatatagggctaaggtttataatatgcaatataatatacagatgttatatgtaggtactaggttatTTTATccaatatgttaataaatagattatagaatGATTCACCAAGCAGGCTCAccctgtttttttaatttaataaataaatataaattcatccgaattctgatttttttagaCCGTATTTTACAATTTCGAGATTTGTGAtgtaaacttttgtttttcaaataataatgattctttttttactgaatattatttggtgggtattttgtttaaaaatattcgcATACAATAGGTAGAGACTGTCtactttgaatttaatgattttatattttatattacaaaaaaatatagccTGCACATGATATGAgtacaaaaatatgcaaaacaaaaaataatatttctactaATATTTCTTCTGTAACCGTATTACGTGATTTTATGTTATTTCGTACAACTAAATTCGAACAACGGTGCTGCATAGAACTATTATGACAAATTCTTGTGTATTAATCCTAGCcctatatatatactgtatacctagcttaaaattgattataatgcATTTcagtgtaataatatgatgttttcaGTATTTTAGGGATTTGCGTCGCCATATCGTCGATTGGTCATGTAATTGTTATCATGAGTATAAGTTACTTAAACAGTCTCACGCTTTGTATCTTACAAATGTGTATTGGAACGACAATGGTAAAAATAAGATTCTATTATTTGCAAAGTGTGTTTCCATAGCAcacagaaataaatattaatagtttttatgctTTATTGTCCTATAGGCAGTGGGGGATTTGTCAATTGACAGGGTTTGGACGTATTGGGTCCCACTGAATAAACAGTCAATACGCCACGTTCCAATGGTAATGTACTTGGTGATATTTGAAGAAGGATATCTCCGTGATACTATGGATAAGCTCCACAATGAACATTCGTCTTATAGTTTAACTCTATTTATTGGTATGCTTAGTGCTGacaacataggcgcaaatagcgtttgagatttggggggggggggctaataggacTAATAGGGACATAGGGTCTTCCcggacagcaattttttgtttaataatattattattataacattaaaataacgaataatattagtattacgttattataatttataatactattataatattatcattacaaaatgatGTCTGGGTTGCTTTGATAATATTgcataagcttaaaacaaaatgtaggaaatgtttggaaGGGAcgtttttgggagggcttagccactaaagcaccccccccccccctatttgcgcctatggctgACAATGAAATCGTAAAACTGATCACTTGAATAtcaggataatataataattgaataaatacgaACATACTGcttgtataatgcatatattatgtacttaattttagGTGTGATCGGATTGGCCTGGTACGTTTTGTGGTTGTACGTGATCAACGGAAATTATTCATTTGGGAGCCTGAACCgtgattttatattgtttggGGGTTTAAACAACTCGCGATATTCTTTTGAGGCATATGGCAATTCATTAACCCGATCAATCGTATCAGATATTCCGTGGAAATCGATTTGGACTTCTAAGCCGTTTCTTGCAATAGTCGTATTATACGTGTGTGATAGTCGACTTtaccaatcatattattataacactgatTTATTCAGTAACGTATGtgtcttttttattaaattaacaagtgcaattatttatttctattttaatgagttatttattttataatatattgttgtcttTAAACAAATTGATGACAACACAGGACGTTTTCGAATGGACTATGAGAGATAACACTGTTGTCTTGTTGTTACTCGTCGTCGTGCTGGTCGAATTATTTCCAGAAATTGCTTTACCCATTTCCACCACCAACGTCAGAAAGATTTGGAGTTGCTCATATTTCGGTTCATtgggcattattttttttctggaggTCATTTTAGGGAAtactataaaaaacaataaaatgtgtcaatatttgtttaaagaAATGCGTCATCTTTATAATTTTGGTGAGTACAATATTTGAGGCTATTACCTActacttaataattacaaaaatacgtTGGTTTTGTATAGGATTCTACGTAAATACTTTAGACATCGCACCAAAATATGCTAGTTTATTGTCTAGTTTCCTGATgtgcatacattattatatttctgacATTTTATGGGCCAGTGTCGTACGTCCAATATTGAGTTTtgcggtaataatataaatacattttataaatacattttgtattaaattaagttaactgtagtaattatatttgaacATAGAAACTTAACGAAGTTGAAAATGCTATCATGATGACGATAATATGTTTTGCCGTGGCTGTGTTCTATGGCATTTTCGCTTCGGCGGAACTTCAACCATGGGCAGATGAacctgttgaagaaaatcaacaAAATGTGGTTGAAAATGGCAATAATTCATGATAATTTACCATGcacaatataacaattaacaatatgaatactatacattattaaatactacaTTTTGTAGTCGTGCGAAGACGCGAATTATGTTtggtatttttgaaatatactaTAGCTATGTGTTTTAACTTACTCCGAATAGTCTAACatttattatagcttattaCCTGCAAAATATAATTAGAGTCGATCCAAATCTGTAgagctatatattatgatacggcGATGAATTCATAACCCagtcaaattaacttttttttgatatcatgtattataatcatgaatcatgattaataggtgtaaataaatatctatactgaaaaactaataagtaataataatttattatgataattattggcGGCGACTCTCTCGTTGGTATATGCAAGATTTCATAGACactcaaaaattgatttttggtgtCGGTAGTggttacacaaaatattattatgaccgaTACACGGAAACACggaaatataggtacatacgcaGTTCGCCAAAGTTTTCACATTTCAAATTCAGATGTCAATgttttgtgtgtaaaaaaaatgctattaaaatgtattgctttaaattttaaaacgcgTATTttgggtatatattattatataaggaaTCAATATAAGGGTAGGCCCGACCCTACCAGGGCTACCCGCTGTACACGACTTTGAGtaagtacacaatatattttattaaaaataaaattcttcttCTTATATCTCGACGCGAGCACTTAtttaaaacgtacctataagtatagtacctttttttttatatacagaaaACTGCATTATATTTAGAAGTTTTGATCTGATTTGTATACTGCCCTGTTTAAATTTAGGCGTCCTAAAGTGTggttatcaatattcaataataaatatatctaagaattaaaatttgtttgatttacattttaatttttaaagtatagttTACTAGCTCGAGTGCTTTAGAATATGAAATTGATAGATCTGAATGATTGGACTACACAAATGGttgagatttttaatattatattagatacggATACAAAGCCATTGTAtatagataaagataatatatacatttgtacgatacttcaattttttagcaagttatgcatataatataatattataatgttattatattataataattattgtgtagatTAAAAAAGCTCACAACTCACTTAAAAACggaattatcataaaaaaaaccaacatacgaaCACAGTTAATTTTCTTACCATCcaatttcataataaatcgattcactctaattattaaattgcagATGGAGCTAAACATGTTCTGCTGACTGTACATTTGCCATGATACGctcttgtaagatggagacaacaaatatctgtgtgacgtcctcttaaaccGTGGTCAAATAACGACACTGAatataaccaaaataataaaggttttaactttaggtacctactacctagtgttCTGTCTGTGACGCCTCTTGCCTCTGCGTATGTTGAAACTTGTGTTTTGAATACTGAtggtatatattaaattctatGTACGATACTGGTGAACACGAAACTAACAAAAGGCAGAAAACTATTCtttcgtttttactttttagtaaaaaaaaaaaaacgaaaacaaagtGTACGAAGGTGAGGTATGAGCAGTACGTTAGACTCAAAACTGaactttttgtaatattattaactaggtaaattattagctttaattatgtaaatttttcgtttttcgtttaaaatttataacatgAATAAACAGAATCAGCCTTCAGTTATTAATTAGGTTATTCTCCCAGGTTATTTCAATTGAGAATTGAGACGGTTGTGATCacctatttttcaatatatatttatgatattattttaaaatgtgaattaGATTAAAGCAAATTAGGTCCAACAGGCAACACCTCGTACCAAATTATTGATTGTGTAATACTGTGTGGTCTTCAGGAACTTGCATTGCATGGCTATAATGATTCTGGAAGCTTATATAGTAtggttagtatttttatatatattataatcaaacataatCATGACGTATGATCATCTagttttttgtatacaggaataatttttaagcatgctTACCcccatattttcttttaatgataggtacatttattcaaattcaatttttttaatttttaaatatatttttaaatttttgatattttttctactaCTTAAGGAATATcatgtggcgatacaaacttctatttttcaaaaggGAACCCCCTCTTTTTACTCCAAAT
This portion of the Acyrthosiphon pisum isolate AL4f chromosome A1, pea_aphid_22Mar2018_4r6ur, whole genome shotgun sequence genome encodes:
- the LOC100168157 gene encoding probable vesicular glutamate transporter eat-4 isoform X2, whose amino-acid sequence is MSLEENATNRHGSPAHIQLPEQLSSKFIDRFIRLKTTYWNREYAIVLLAIIGVSITSQQFNTYIKYIDFMNQPNKTENFHLYGCLSYNLFGYMIGLIPGGVLATFYPAHNILGICVAISSIGHVIVIMSISYLNSLTLCILQMCIGTTMAVGDLSIDRVWTYWVPLNKQSIRHVPMVMYLVIFEEGYLRDTMDKLHNEHSSYSLTLFIGVIGLAWYVLWLYVINGNYSFGSLNRDFILFGGLNNSRYSFEAYGNSLTRSIVSDIPWKSIWTSKPFLAIVVLYVCDSRLYQSYYYNTDLFSNDVFEWTMRDNTVVLLLLVVVLVELFPEIALPISTTNVRKIWSCSYFGSLGIIFFLEVILGNTIKNNKMCQYLFKEMRHLYNFGFYVNTLDIAPKYASLLSSFLMCIHYYISDILWASVVRPILSFA
- the LOC100168157 gene encoding probable vesicular glutamate transporter eat-4 isoform X1; the protein is MSLEENATNRHGSPAHIQLPEQLSSKFIDRFIRLKTTYWNREYAIVLLAIIGVSITSQQFNTYIKYIDFMNQPNKTENFHLYGCLSYNLFGYMIGLIPGGVLATFYPAHNILGICVAISSIGHVIVIMSISYLNSLTLCILQMCIGTTMAVGDLSIDRVWTYWVPLNKQSIRHVPMVMYLVIFEEGYLRDTMDKLHNEHSSYSLTLFIGVIGLAWYVLWLYVINGNYSFGSLNRDFILFGGLNNSRYSFEAYGNSLTRSIVSDIPWKSIWTSKPFLAIVVLYVCDSRLYQSYYYNTDLFSNDVFEWTMRDNTVVLLLLVVVLVELFPEIALPISTTNVRKIWSCSYFGSLGIIFFLEVILGNTIKNNKMCQYLFKEMRHLYNFGFYVNTLDIAPKYASLLSSFLMCIHYYISDILWASVVRPILSFAKLNEVENAIMMTIICFAVAVFYGIFASAELQPWADEPVEENQQNVVENGNNS